The following proteins are co-located in the Betta splendens chromosome 9, fBetSpl5.4, whole genome shotgun sequence genome:
- the lmod2b gene encoding leiomodin-2 encodes MSFFGYRRELSKYEDVDEDELLASLSPEELAELEKELADIDPDANVPIGLRQRDQTDKSPTGTFSREALMKYWENETRRLLEDEICGGDLKADEEQQECVTEENSEEEDEKDDENEKEQKIYEKNETEEEEENEEEESEEEEEAVTEEEEDEDEEEKQNTLKVEPSKDCGEQTWQPEAAALLKPQRAEPVRRTPPPPPAPPPPADASATGNPTVVDEALQRVLNDDPELTEVNLNNIDDISQDTLIRFAEALRANTHVRVFSLANTHADDPVALAIAKMLRENSSVVSLNIESNYVTGKGVMALVQALPGNNTLTELRFHNQRHMCGGQVEMEMVKILRENCTLIKLGYQFNLPGPRMSMTGILTRNQDRHRQRRLQEQRQHQGGAEGAVNPRTFALRATPTSSPYSSPRSSPWSSPKLPRSDPAKKQTPPAPPPPPPPPPPPPPPPPPPPQRQKPAPTRMIAEVIKAHEAGGRKPAKAKGRKGKKGKRAEADETSSILKELKSALRPVSVERRGEEGSRPSTPMRSAHDQLMESIRNSSTRSLRRVELPHYLQ; translated from the exons ATGAGTTTTTTCGGATACCGTCGAGAGCTCAGTAAGTACGAAGATGTGGACGAGGACGAGCTCTTGGCCTCGCTCAGCCCGGAGGAGCTGgccgagctggagaaggagctggcgGACATCGACCCTGATGCCAACGTGCCCATTGGACTCAGACAGAGAGACCAGACGGACAAGAGCCCGACCGGCACGTTCAGCAGAGAGGCTCTGATGAAGTACTGGGAGAACGAGACACGCAGACTGCTGGAGGACGAGATATGTGGAGGAGACCTCAAAGCG GATGAAGAGCAACAGGAGTGTGTGACTGAAGAAAACAgcgaagaggaggatgaaaaagatgatgaaaatgagaaagaacagaaaatatatgaaaagaacgagacagaggaagaagaggagaatgaggaggaggagagcgaagaagaggaggaagctgtgacagaagaggaagaggatgaagatgaggaggagaaacagaacacattaaaagttgaaCCCTCAAAGGACTGTGGTGAGCAGACGTGGCAGCCCGAGGCAGCGGCGCTACTCAAACCTCAGAGGGCGGAGCCTGTGAGGAGAACCCCGCCCCCGCCTCCAGCCCCGCCCCCGCCCGCGGACGCCAGCGCCACTGGAAACCCGACCGTCGTTGACGAAGCTCTGCAGCGGGTTCTCAACGACGACCCCGAACTCACCGAGGTCAATCTCAACAACATCGACGACATCTCACAG GACACCCTCATCAGATTTGCAGAGGCGCTGAGGGCCAACACGCACGTGCGAGTCTTCAGCCTGGCCAACACTCACGCCGATGACCCCGTGGCCCTGGCCATCGCCAAGATGCTGAGGGAGAACTCGTCCGTCGTCAGTCTCAATATAGAGTCCAACTATGTGACGGGGAAGGGCGTGATGGCGCTGGTGCAGGCGCTTCCAGGAAACAACACCCTGACGGAGCTTCGCTTCCACAACCAGAGACACATGTGCGGAGGACAG gtggagatggagatggtgaAGATTCTGAGGGAGAACTGCACCCTGATCAAGCTGGGCTACCAGTTCAACCTGCCGGGCCCCAGGATGAGCATGACGGGCATCCTGACCAGAAACCAGGACCGCCACAGGCAGaggcggctgcaggagcagaggcagcatcaggggggggcggagggggccGTGAACCCCCGGACCTTCGCACTG AgggccacgcccacttcctcACCTTACTCCTCCCCCAGATCCTCTCCCTGGTCCTCGCCTAAACTACCTCGGAGCGACCCGGCCAAGAAGCAgaccccccccgctccccctccgccgccccctcccccgccgccgccaccaccgccgccgccccctcccccgCAGCGCCAGAAGCCGGCGCCCACCAGGATGATCGCCGAGGTCATCAAGGCCCACGAGGCGGGCGGCAGGAAGCCGGCCAAGGCGAAGGGGAGGAAGGGCAAGAAGGGCAAGCGGGCCGAGGCGGACGAGACCAGCAGCATCCTCAAGGAGCTGAAGAGCGCCCTGAGGCCCGTGTCGGTGGAGCGGAGGGGCGAGGAGGGAAGCAGGCCCTCCACGCCCATGAGGTCGGCCCACGACCAGCTGATGGAGTCCATCCGGAACAGCAGCACGCGCAGCCTGAGACGG GTGGAACTCCCACATTATCTGCAATAA